One part of the Leclercia sp. LSNIH1 genome encodes these proteins:
- a CDS encoding LysR family transcriptional regulator, producing the protein MRYSPEALTAFVETVAAGSFSAAARRLRKSQSTISTAIAHLEDDLGFALFDRSARQPVLTAQGKQVLGYVQSILAASARLDELAVSLSEETEARLTFVLSDTLHPDVLEEMLFRFDERFPHTEFECLIGEEEDVIDLLQKGRAQIGLTEARENYPTDIAAVRLPMQTHMAIYTSASHPLAAQARTEHDELHSWRELRLNTYLEREPVLAQGPVWSAPNYLMLLSMAVQGFGWCALPCALVEEFAPAKALVQLNVPGWPRSVAIDLVWNKRSPPGTAGNWLRHYLQQKADPR; encoded by the coding sequence ATGCGCTACTCACCCGAAGCGTTAACAGCATTTGTCGAGACGGTTGCTGCGGGCTCTTTTTCCGCTGCGGCCCGCCGCCTGCGGAAAAGCCAGTCCACCATCAGCACCGCCATCGCCCATCTGGAGGATGACCTGGGTTTTGCCCTGTTCGACCGCAGTGCCCGCCAGCCGGTACTCACCGCCCAGGGCAAGCAGGTGCTGGGCTATGTGCAGTCGATTCTGGCGGCCAGCGCGCGGCTGGATGAACTGGCGGTATCCCTTAGCGAAGAGACCGAAGCACGGCTCACCTTTGTCCTCTCCGATACCCTGCATCCGGATGTGCTGGAGGAGATGCTGTTTCGTTTTGATGAGCGTTTTCCCCATACCGAATTTGAGTGTCTGATTGGCGAAGAGGAAGATGTCATCGATCTGCTGCAAAAAGGGCGGGCGCAGATTGGCCTCACCGAGGCGCGGGAAAACTATCCCACCGACATTGCCGCCGTTCGCCTTCCCATGCAGACCCATATGGCGATTTATACGTCAGCCAGCCATCCGCTGGCCGCGCAGGCGCGAACGGAGCACGATGAACTGCACAGCTGGCGGGAGCTGCGCCTGAATACCTATCTGGAGCGTGAACCGGTGCTGGCGCAGGGGCCGGTCTGGTCGGCACCTAACTACCTGATGTTGCTCAGCATGGCGGTTCAGGGATTTGGCTGGTGCGCGCTGCCTTGCGCGCTGGTAGAGGAGTTTGCGCCGGCGAAAGCGCTGGTGCAGCTCAATGTGCCGGGCTGGCCGCGCTCGGTGGCGATCGATCTGGTCTGGAATAAACGCTCCCCGCCGGGAACGGCAGGCAACTGGCTGCGCCATTATTTACAGCAAAAAGCGGATCCGCGGTGA
- a CDS encoding acetyl-CoA C-acetyltransferase — protein sequence MKDVVIVGALRTAIGCFQGALSRHSAVELGSVVVRALVERSGIEGHEIDEVILGQVLTAGAGQNPARQAALKGGLPNTVSAITINDVCGSGLKALHLATQAIQCGEADVVIAGGQENMSRAPHVLTDSRTGAQLGNSQLIDSLVHDGLWDAFNDYHMGVTAENLAREYGISRELQDAYALSSQHKARAAIDAGRFRDEIVPVVAQKQGGENLLVDTDEQPRTDASAEGLALLNPAFELTGSVTAGNASSINDGAAAVMMMSESKAEALNLPVLARIKAFASVGVDPALMGIAPVHATRRCLERAGWQLADVDLIEVNEAFAAQALSVGKMLEWDERRVNVNGGAIALGHPIGASGCRILVSLVHEMVKRDARKGLATLCIGGGQGVALAIER from the coding sequence ATGAAAGACGTCGTGATAGTGGGTGCATTGCGTACCGCAATCGGCTGTTTCCAGGGAGCGCTCTCACGCCACTCGGCGGTTGAGTTAGGCAGCGTGGTGGTTCGCGCGCTGGTGGAGCGAAGCGGCATTGAGGGACACGAGATCGACGAAGTGATCCTCGGTCAGGTGCTGACCGCAGGCGCCGGGCAAAACCCTGCCCGCCAGGCGGCGCTGAAGGGAGGATTACCCAATACCGTCTCTGCCATCACCATCAACGACGTGTGCGGCTCCGGTTTGAAGGCGCTGCATCTGGCGACCCAGGCGATCCAGTGCGGCGAAGCCGATGTGGTGATCGCGGGCGGCCAGGAGAACATGAGCCGTGCCCCGCACGTGCTCACCGACAGCCGTACCGGGGCGCAACTGGGCAACAGCCAGCTTATCGACAGCCTGGTGCATGACGGGCTGTGGGATGCCTTCAACGATTACCATATGGGGGTCACGGCAGAGAACCTGGCGCGTGAATATGGCATCTCCCGTGAGCTGCAGGACGCCTATGCCCTCAGTTCCCAGCATAAGGCCCGGGCGGCCATCGACGCGGGCCGTTTTCGCGACGAGATCGTACCGGTTGTCGCCCAGAAGCAGGGCGGGGAGAACCTGCTGGTGGATACAGATGAACAGCCGCGCACCGATGCCAGCGCAGAGGGGCTGGCGCTGCTGAACCCTGCCTTTGAGCTCACCGGGTCGGTCACCGCCGGGAATGCCTCCTCGATTAATGACGGGGCCGCCGCAGTGATGATGATGAGCGAGAGCAAAGCCGAAGCGCTGAATCTGCCGGTACTGGCGCGCATCAAAGCCTTTGCCAGCGTGGGTGTTGATCCCGCCTTAATGGGGATCGCCCCGGTTCACGCCACGCGCCGCTGTCTTGAACGGGCAGGCTGGCAGCTGGCGGATGTGGATTTGATCGAAGTGAACGAAGCCTTTGCTGCCCAGGCGCTGTCGGTGGGCAAAATGCTGGAGTGGGACGAACGCCGGGTGAATGTTAACGGTGGAGCGATCGCCCTGGGTCACCCCATTGGCGCATCGGGCTGCCGTATCCTGGTCTCACTGGTGCATGAGATGGTAAAACGCGATGCGCGTAAAGGGCTGGCTACGCTGTGTATCGGCGGCGGACAGGGCGTGGCGTTGGCTATAGAAAGATAA
- the prfB gene encoding peptide chain release factor 2 (programmed frameshift), which produces MFEINPVKNRIQDLTERSDVLRGYLDYDAKKERLEEVNAELEQPDVWNEPERAQALGKERSSLEAIVDTLDQMAQGLDDVSGLLELAVEADDEETFNEAVAELDGLEEKLAQLEFRRMFSGEYDSADCYLDIQAGSGGTEAQDWASMLTRMYLRWAEARGFKTEIIEESEGEVAGLKSVTIKIIGDYAYGWLRTETGVHRLVRKSPFDSGGRRHTSFSSAFVYPEVDEDIDIEINPADLRIDVYRASGAGGQHVNRTESAVRITHIPTGLVTQCQNDRSQHKNKDQAMKQMKAKLYELEMQKKNAEKQAMEDNKSDIGWGSQIRSYVLDDSRIKDLRTGVETRNTQAVLDGSLDQFIEASLKAGL; this is translated from the exons ATGTTTGAAATTAATCCGGTAAAAAACCGCATTCAGGACCTCACCGAGCGCTCCGACGTTCTTAGGGGGTATCTT GACTACGATGCCAAGAAAGAGCGTCTTGAAGAAGTAAACGCCGAGCTGGAACAGCCAGACGTCTGGAACGAACCTGAACGCGCACAGGCGCTGGGTAAAGAGCGTTCCTCTCTCGAAGCTATCGTAGATACGCTGGATCAAATGGCGCAGGGTCTGGATGATGTTTCCGGACTGCTGGAGCTGGCCGTTGAGGCCGACGACGAAGAGACCTTCAACGAAGCTGTCGCAGAGCTCGACGGGCTGGAAGAGAAGCTGGCACAGCTGGAATTCCGTCGTATGTTCTCCGGCGAGTACGACAGCGCCGACTGCTACCTTGATATCCAGGCCGGTTCCGGCGGTACAGAAGCCCAGGACTGGGCCAGCATGCTGACCCGCATGTATCTGCGTTGGGCTGAAGCCCGCGGCTTCAAGACTGAGATTATCGAAGAGTCTGAAGGCGAAGTGGCAGGCCTGAAATCTGTCACCATCAAGATCATTGGCGATTATGCCTACGGCTGGCTGCGTACTGAAACCGGCGTACACCGTCTGGTGCGTAAGAGCCCGTTCGACTCCGGCGGTCGCCGCCATACCTCGTTCAGCTCCGCGTTTGTCTATCCGGAAGTGGACGAAGATATCGACATCGAAATCAACCCGGCAGATCTGCGTATCGACGTCTACCGCGCATCCGGTGCGGGTGGTCAGCACGTTAACCGTACGGAATCTGCGGTGCGTATTACCCACATCCCTACCGGGCTGGTGACACAGTGCCAGAACGACCGTTCCCAGCATAAAAACAAAGACCAGGCCATGAAGCAGATGAAAGCGAAGCTTTATGAGCTGGAGATGCAAAAGAAAAATGCTGAGAAACAGGCGATGGAAGATAACAAGTCTGATATCGGCTGGGGCAGCCAGATCCGTTCTTACGTCCTTGATGACTCCCGCATCAAAGACCTGCGTACCGGTGTCGAAACCCGTAACACGCAGGCGGTGCTGGATGGCAGCCTGGACCAATTTATCGAAGCAAGTTTGAAAGCAGGGTTATGA
- the yjdI gene encoding 4Fe-4S mono-cluster protein YjdI, with the protein MDNELLEAGYRAYTGEKIDVYFNTGICQHAGNCVRGSAKLFNLKRKPWIIPDEVDVDTVVRVIDTCPSGALKYRHK; encoded by the coding sequence ATGGATAATGAACTGCTGGAGGCGGGATACCGGGCCTATACCGGTGAGAAAATTGACGTCTACTTCAATACCGGCATCTGCCAACACGCGGGAAACTGCGTGCGCGGCAGCGCTAAGCTCTTCAATCTGAAACGTAAACCGTGGATCATCCCTGACGAAGTGGATGTCGATACGGTCGTGCGTGTGATCGATACCTGCCCAAGCGGCGCACTTAAATACCGCCACAAATAA
- the ompA gene encoding porin OmpA produces MKKTVVALIIANAFTATAAFAAGDAGTWYSGGKLGWSHYFDTNTGSKALDNNSGSNHFDLDQDNVSGGIYTGYQINSWLAVEGGYDYLGNMQLNGHHAGAGARMKSQGIQMSLKASYAVTPKWDLYGRAGAMGYRAESDVSGHNRFETGVRPLAAVGTEYAFNKNWAGRLEYQWVSNVGNANQIGVSSDVSSVTAGLSYRFGQHEDAPVVATPAATVEPAPAPQRFNLKSDVMFDYDSATLTSEGHAAIRQLYNSPGLQPANDKSTVVIGYSDRIGTPDYNLQLSERRAQAVADELVALGIPAQNITTAGRGASESVTGAQCNGQSGNALISCLSPDRRVVVEISNK; encoded by the coding sequence ATGAAAAAGACTGTTGTTGCGTTAATTATCGCAAATGCTTTTACCGCTACCGCAGCTTTTGCTGCAGGTGATGCCGGAACCTGGTACAGCGGTGGAAAATTAGGTTGGTCGCACTATTTCGATACCAACACGGGTAGCAAAGCGCTGGATAATAACAGTGGCTCAAACCATTTTGATTTAGACCAGGATAATGTGAGTGGCGGTATTTATACCGGTTACCAGATTAACTCCTGGCTTGCTGTGGAAGGTGGTTACGACTATTTAGGGAATATGCAGTTAAACGGCCATCACGCCGGCGCTGGCGCCAGGATGAAAAGTCAGGGGATCCAGATGTCCCTGAAAGCCAGCTATGCCGTCACGCCGAAATGGGACCTGTATGGCCGGGCCGGGGCAATGGGATACCGGGCTGAATCCGATGTAAGCGGTCATAATCGCTTTGAAACCGGAGTCCGCCCGCTGGCTGCTGTAGGAACCGAGTATGCCTTTAACAAAAACTGGGCGGGCCGCCTTGAGTATCAATGGGTAAGCAACGTTGGCAACGCCAACCAGATTGGAGTAAGCAGTGATGTCAGTTCGGTTACGGCCGGGCTGAGCTACCGTTTTGGTCAGCATGAGGACGCACCTGTTGTCGCCACTCCCGCGGCTACCGTTGAACCGGCCCCGGCGCCACAGCGTTTTAACCTGAAATCCGATGTGATGTTTGACTATGACTCTGCAACCCTTACCAGCGAAGGCCACGCAGCGATTCGCCAGCTCTACAATAGCCCGGGTTTACAGCCTGCCAACGACAAGTCGACAGTGGTTATTGGCTACAGCGATCGTATCGGTACGCCTGACTACAATCTGCAACTCTCTGAACGCCGCGCGCAGGCTGTAGCTGATGAACTGGTTGCGCTGGGCATTCCGGCGCAAAACATCACCACAGCAGGCCGCGGTGCGAGTGAGTCCGTGACGGGAGCGCAATGTAATGGTCAGAGCGGCAACGCGCTGATTAGTTGTCTGTCCCCGGATCGTCGGGTGGTGGTAGAGATCAGCAATAAATAA
- a CDS encoding cupin domain-containing protein, with protein sequence MLSAREWVPNNPHLPVLLYKGVITDGDRASQFEQRFADNGWPPQWRDGVFDYHHYHSNGHEVLGIARGAARLIVGGPGGEEIEVEAGDALLLPAGTGHCRISATDDFLVVGAYPPGTDVDLCKQAATPAMLARIVALPFPERDPVNGNSPALTQYWRS encoded by the coding sequence ATGCTCTCCGCCAGAGAGTGGGTGCCGAATAATCCCCATTTGCCGGTGCTGCTCTATAAAGGGGTGATAACGGATGGCGATCGCGCAAGCCAGTTTGAACAACGATTTGCCGACAACGGTTGGCCGCCTCAGTGGCGCGATGGGGTTTTTGATTATCACCACTACCACTCTAATGGGCATGAAGTCTTAGGTATTGCCCGGGGGGCGGCACGCCTCATCGTTGGCGGACCTGGGGGCGAAGAGATCGAAGTAGAAGCGGGAGACGCACTGTTATTGCCTGCCGGAACCGGGCACTGCCGGATATCTGCAACCGACGATTTTCTGGTGGTGGGTGCCTATCCGCCGGGGACGGATGTTGATCTCTGCAAGCAGGCGGCGACGCCGGCCATGCTGGCGCGGATCGTTGCGTTGCCCTTTCCTGAGCGGGATCCGGTCAATGGAAACTCGCCCGCCTTAACCCAGTACTGGAGATCTTGA
- a CDS encoding GNAT family N-acetyltransferase, with the protein MDIQEGHNKFYVNDAEGNQVAEIVFVPTGEHLSIIEHTDVDPSLKGQGVGKQLVARVVEKMRAENRKIIPLCPFAKHEFDNTREYDDIRA; encoded by the coding sequence ATGGATATTCAGGAAGGCCATAACAAGTTTTACGTGAACGATGCCGAAGGCAATCAGGTTGCGGAGATCGTCTTTGTCCCCACCGGCGAGCACCTCAGTATCATTGAGCATACCGATGTCGATCCGAGCCTGAAAGGGCAGGGCGTGGGTAAACAGCTGGTGGCAAGGGTGGTGGAAAAGATGCGTGCCGAAAACCGTAAAATTATTCCCCTCTGCCCGTTTGCGAAACACGAATTTGATAACACCCGCGAGTATGACGATATCCGCGCCTGA
- a CDS encoding amino acid permease, whose product MSKIWSKEETLWSFALYGTAVGAGTLFLPIQLGSAGAVVLFITALVAYPLTYWPHKALCQFILSAKTKGSEGITGAVTYYYGKKIGNLITTLYFIAFFVVVQIYAVAITNSLTEQLAKHMTVDTPVRVLVSLGVVLALNLIFLMGRHATIRVMGFLVFPLIAYFLLVSLYLTHSWQPALLTSQMSVDKHTLHQVWISIPVMVFAFSHTPIISTFAVDRREKYGEAAMGKCTRIMKVAYLVICLSVLFFVFSCLMSIPPSYIVAAKEEGVTILSALSMMPSSPSWLGISGIVVAIIAMSKSFLGTYFGVIEGATAMVKSGLNQVGVKKSRAFNRAVSVMGVSLITFAVCCINPNAISMIYAISGPLIAMILFIMPTLSTFLIPALKPYRSVGNVLTLIIGVLCVSVMFIA is encoded by the coding sequence ATGTCGAAAATCTGGTCTAAAGAAGAGACCCTCTGGAGCTTTGCCCTCTACGGCACTGCCGTGGGCGCAGGAACCCTGTTCCTGCCCATCCAACTGGGATCTGCGGGCGCTGTCGTCCTTTTCATCACCGCCCTTGTGGCATATCCATTAACCTACTGGCCCCACAAAGCGTTATGCCAGTTCATCCTCTCTGCAAAAACCAAAGGTAGCGAAGGGATCACCGGCGCGGTGACCTACTACTACGGGAAAAAGATCGGCAACCTGATCACCACGCTCTACTTTATCGCCTTTTTTGTGGTGGTGCAGATCTATGCCGTGGCGATCACTAATTCGCTGACCGAACAGCTGGCGAAGCATATGACGGTGGACACCCCCGTGCGGGTGCTGGTCAGCCTGGGCGTCGTGCTGGCGTTAAATCTGATCTTCCTGATGGGGCGGCATGCCACCATCCGGGTGATGGGTTTTCTGGTCTTCCCACTGATCGCTTACTTCCTGCTGGTGTCGCTCTATCTCACCCACAGCTGGCAACCCGCGCTGCTCACCAGCCAGATGAGCGTTGATAAGCACACTCTGCACCAGGTGTGGATCTCCATTCCGGTGATGGTGTTCGCCTTTAGCCATACGCCGATTATTTCAACCTTTGCCGTCGACCGGCGGGAGAAATATGGCGAGGCCGCCATGGGCAAATGTACCCGCATCATGAAGGTGGCCTACCTGGTTATCTGCCTGAGCGTGCTCTTCTTCGTCTTCAGCTGTCTGATGTCGATCCCACCCTCTTACATCGTCGCCGCGAAAGAGGAAGGGGTCACCATCCTCTCGGCGCTCTCGATGATGCCCTCCTCCCCTTCGTGGCTTGGGATCTCCGGGATTGTTGTCGCCATCATCGCGATGTCGAAGTCGTTTCTCGGCACCTATTTCGGGGTGATTGAGGGGGCTACAGCGATGGTGAAATCAGGATTAAACCAGGTTGGCGTAAAGAAAAGCCGGGCCTTTAATCGGGCGGTATCGGTGATGGGGGTCTCCCTGATCACCTTTGCGGTGTGCTGCATTAATCCCAATGCCATCTCGATGATCTATGCCATCAGCGGGCCACTTATCGCCATGATTTTGTTCATCATGCCGACTCTGTCGACATTCCTCATTCCGGCGCTGAAGCCCTACCGCTCCGTCGGCAATGTGCTGACGCTGATTATCGGGGTGTTATGCGTGTCGGTGATGTTTATCGCTTAA
- the lysS gene encoding lysine--tRNA ligase produces MSEQQAQGADAVADLNNELKTRREKLAALREQGVPFPNDFRRDRTSDQLHADFDAKENEELEALNIEVAVAGRMMTRRIMGKASFITLQDVGGRIQLYVSRDDLPEGIYNEQFKKWDLGDILGAKGKLFKTKTGELSIHCTELRLLTKALRPLPDKFHGLQDQEARYRQRYLDLISNDESRKTFKIRSQIMAGIRQFMVGRDFMEVETPMMQVIPGGASARPFITHHNALDLDMYLRIAPELYLKRLVVGGFDRVFEINRNFRNEGISVRHNPEFTMMELYMAYADYKDLIELTESLFRTLAQDILGTTEVPYGEEVFDFGKPFAKLTMREAIKKYRPETEMADLDNFDSAKAIAESIGIKVEKSWGLGRIVTEIFEEVAEAHLIQPTFITEYPAEVSPLARRNDVNPEITDRFEFFIGGREIGNGFSELNDAEDQAQRFQDQVDAKAAGDDEAMFFDEDYVTALEHGLPPTAGLGIGIDRMVMLFTNSHTIRDVILFPAMRPVK; encoded by the coding sequence ATGTCTGAACAACAAGCACAGGGCGCTGACGCGGTAGCCGATCTTAATAATGAACTGAAAACCCGCCGCGAGAAGCTGGCTGCGCTGCGCGAGCAGGGCGTGCCGTTCCCGAACGATTTTCGCCGCGATCGTACCTCAGACCAACTGCATGCTGACTTCGACGCTAAAGAGAACGAAGAGCTGGAAGCGCTGAACATCGAAGTGGCCGTTGCTGGCCGCATGATGACCCGTCGTATCATGGGTAAAGCCTCCTTTATTACGCTGCAGGACGTGGGTGGCCGTATTCAGCTGTACGTCTCCCGTGACGATCTGCCGGAAGGCATCTACAACGAGCAGTTCAAGAAGTGGGACCTGGGCGATATCCTGGGCGCGAAAGGGAAACTGTTCAAAACCAAGACCGGTGAACTCTCTATCCACTGCACCGAGCTGCGTCTGCTGACCAAAGCCCTGCGTCCGCTGCCGGACAAATTCCACGGCCTGCAGGATCAGGAAGCGCGCTACCGTCAGCGCTACCTGGATCTCATCTCTAACGATGAATCCCGCAAGACCTTCAAAATTCGCTCTCAGATCATGGCCGGTATCCGCCAGTTCATGGTGGGCCGCGACTTTATGGAAGTAGAAACCCCGATGATGCAGGTGATCCCGGGCGGCGCGTCTGCGCGTCCATTCATCACCCATCACAACGCCCTGGACCTGGACATGTACCTGCGTATCGCGCCGGAACTGTACCTGAAGCGTCTGGTGGTCGGTGGTTTCGACCGCGTGTTCGAAATCAACCGTAACTTCCGTAACGAAGGCATCTCCGTTCGTCATAACCCTGAGTTCACCATGATGGAACTCTATATGGCCTACGCGGATTACAAAGATCTGATCGAGCTGACCGAATCCCTGTTCCGCACCCTGGCGCAGGACATTCTGGGCACCACTGAAGTGCCGTACGGCGAAGAGGTGTTCGACTTCGGTAAGCCGTTCGCTAAGCTGACAATGCGTGAAGCAATCAAGAAATACCGTCCGGAAACCGAGATGGCCGATCTGGATAACTTCGACTCTGCGAAAGCTATCGCTGAGAGCATCGGTATCAAGGTTGAGAAGAGCTGGGGTCTGGGCCGTATCGTGACCGAGATCTTCGAAGAAGTGGCCGAAGCGCACCTCATTCAGCCAACCTTCATTACCGAATACCCGGCTGAAGTCTCTCCGCTGGCGCGTCGTAACGATGTGAATCCGGAAATCACTGACCGCTTCGAGTTCTTCATCGGTGGCCGCGAAATCGGCAACGGCTTTAGCGAGCTGAACGATGCAGAAGATCAGGCGCAGCGCTTCCAGGATCAGGTTGATGCGAAAGCGGCGGGTGACGACGAAGCGATGTTCTTCGACGAAGATTACGTGACCGCACTGGAACACGGCCTGCCGCCGACGGCGGGTCTGGGTATTGGTATCGACCGTATGGTGATGCTGTTCACCAATAGCCACACCATCCGCGACGTGATCCTCTTCCCGGCGATGCGTCCGGTAAAATAA
- a CDS encoding helix-turn-helix domain-containing protein yields the protein MHLISPVRPEGAMQRLLAALEPIADKLQVIPRKRMTWTYKGRPQLYFFIEGELSILRASDGLLIVTVYEAHLFGIAEMIQPTKGHILRTEAESTLLRIDAGRAAELISQQGLWEEVAAVLSYHTAYLFYRDALVVQQRTYSVIRNHLLEMITLPEQTRMRISILDYIQDRTLLSRSSVLNVISALKRGGYINFKRGGYLQELKSLPESF from the coding sequence ATGCATCTTATTTCACCCGTTCGTCCCGAAGGGGCCATGCAGCGTCTGCTTGCGGCGCTTGAGCCGATCGCGGATAAACTCCAGGTCATCCCCCGCAAGCGAATGACCTGGACATACAAAGGACGTCCCCAGCTTTACTTTTTTATCGAGGGAGAGTTATCCATTCTGCGTGCCTCTGATGGGCTGTTAATTGTCACGGTTTACGAAGCGCATCTTTTTGGTATTGCGGAGATGATCCAGCCGACAAAAGGCCATATTCTGCGCACCGAAGCGGAGTCGACACTGTTACGGATTGATGCAGGGCGGGCGGCGGAACTTATTTCCCAACAAGGGTTATGGGAGGAGGTGGCAGCGGTGCTCTCCTACCATACTGCTTATCTGTTTTATCGTGACGCGCTAGTGGTACAACAACGAACCTATTCCGTGATACGTAACCACCTGCTGGAGATGATCACGCTGCCGGAACAGACTCGCATGCGTATATCGATCCTCGATTATATTCAGGACAGAACGCTGCTTTCCCGCAGCAGTGTGTTAAATGTCATTTCCGCCCTGAAGCGAGGGGGATATATCAACTTTAAACGTGGCGGTTATCTTCAGGAGCTAAAGAGTTTGCCAGAGAGTTTTTAA
- a CDS encoding multidrug/biocide efflux PACE transporter: protein MQHNDVQRRKLPERIFHAVCFEGIATAILAPTTAWLMQRPILEMGGLTVLLATTAMIWNIIFNYLFDRLWPRHKVPRTAKVRALHALGFEVGFIFIGVGIVSLVLGVSLLQAFTLEIGFFIFFLPYTMVYNWAYDTLRDRMIKRRQQRQAATS from the coding sequence ATGCAGCACAACGATGTTCAGCGCAGAAAACTGCCGGAACGCATTTTTCACGCCGTCTGTTTTGAGGGTATTGCCACGGCGATCCTGGCCCCGACCACCGCGTGGCTGATGCAGCGCCCCATACTGGAGATGGGCGGGTTAACTGTTCTCCTCGCCACCACGGCGATGATCTGGAACATCATCTTCAACTACCTGTTCGACAGGCTGTGGCCGCGGCATAAGGTGCCTCGCACCGCGAAAGTCCGCGCCCTGCACGCGCTGGGCTTTGAAGTCGGGTTCATCTTTATCGGCGTCGGGATTGTATCGCTGGTGCTGGGCGTGAGCCTGCTTCAGGCCTTCACCTTAGAGATTGGCTTCTTTATTTTCTTCCTGCCGTACACCATGGTTTATAACTGGGCGTACGATACCCTGCGCGATCGCATGATTAAGCGACGCCAACAGCGGCAGGCTGCCACCTCTTAA
- the actS gene encoding amidase activator ActS → MFAGSPTKNPVSALFCLILALLLAGCAGSKSSDSGPVYTVKRGDTLYRISRATGTSVKELARLNNISPPYTIEVGQKLKINGTSSTARKSSSKSRGKTAAVTPSYTVPKSSWPPVGQRCWVWPASGKVVIPYSTAEGGNKGIDIAGTRGAPVYASDAGKVVYVGNQLRGYGNLIMIKHGEDYITAYAHNDTMLVNNGQNVKAGQKIATMGSTGSNTVALHFQIRYRATAIDPIRYLPAPGGKPKC, encoded by the coding sequence TTGTTTGCAGGAAGCCCGACGAAAAACCCCGTTTCTGCTCTGTTTTGCCTGATTCTGGCCCTGTTGCTGGCGGGATGCGCGGGCAGTAAATCATCGGATTCTGGCCCGGTGTATACCGTTAAACGCGGTGATACGCTGTACCGTATATCGCGTGCGACCGGCACCAGCGTGAAGGAGCTGGCGCGCCTGAACAATATTTCTCCGCCTTACACCATCGAAGTGGGGCAAAAGCTGAAGATTAACGGTACCAGCAGCACGGCCAGAAAGTCTTCGTCAAAGAGCCGCGGTAAAACCGCTGCGGTCACCCCATCTTACACCGTACCGAAATCTTCCTGGCCGCCTGTCGGGCAGCGCTGCTGGGTCTGGCCTGCCAGCGGCAAAGTGGTGATCCCGTACTCCACCGCAGAAGGGGGAAACAAAGGCATTGATATCGCCGGCACCCGCGGCGCACCGGTGTATGCCTCCGATGCGGGCAAAGTTGTCTATGTCGGCAATCAGCTGCGGGGTTATGGCAATTTGATCATGATTAAGCACGGTGAGGACTACATCACCGCCTATGCCCATAACGACACAATGCTGGTGAATAACGGGCAAAACGTGAAGGCGGGGCAGAAGATTGCGACTATGGGCAGCACCGGCTCCAATACCGTGGCGCTGCATTTCCAGATCCGCTATCGGGCGACGGCTATCGATCCGATCCGCTATTTACCGGCGCCGGGCGGTAAACCGAAGTGCTAA